The Chengkuizengella sediminis DNA window TTTAAATTCAAAGTGATATTTCAAGCTATCTATACCCTCTTCAAAATATAGCGTATTTTCATACCTTCCTGTATCAGAATCGTAATTCAACATTACATCTTGATTAATCCCTTCCCCATTTTGAGCATTATAAGTAATTGTGACTTCATCAAATGTATTTGAATCAGGTGTGAACCAGACAAATGCTTCTTTATCACTATTAAAGGCTACTCCAAAAGGAGTATACCATATAGATTCAGACTGAGAACCAGTTGGAGGAACTAATGATTGAGTAAGAGTTTGAGTAATTATTCTATACTGTAAAGCTCCAATATTTCTTCTGTTTTGTGGAATTTTACCAGTTTTTATATCAGAACAATCTTGCTCCGAAGAGTTTCTACATAAATCTACACCCGTTCCACCTTTTTTATCCCCATCAGATCGAAGATCATCTTTGTCGGTAATATAATTATAAATCACATATGTATAATTTTCTGAATTTGTATCATACCATACGCTTGCTTGTTTTAAATTTTTTGAATTACCTAAAACATAACTAATTCCTATGTTCTCATTTTCTTTTACATTGTAATTCAAATTGGGATTAAAATTCCCATTGTCACCACCACTCCCTCCACCTGGGAATGGATTATTATTTGAAATTTCATATGATATTGATTTTATTTGCTGATTTCCATCATTCCCCACTCGAGATTTTACAACAATCGTATAATTATCGTTTTCATTATCGGGTTCTTTTAGTTCCATGTAATAATACACTTTAGTTTCATCTGGTAGCGTGATTTCAATTTCATCACCTTCGCTCATACCTGGAAAATCTTTCAAATCTTCTATACTTCCTATATTATTCTGTACATTTTCAACATAACCAACAAACATTTCCATTGCACTAACTGAAGATAGAGTTACGAGTTTTAAATCTTCATTTTCCTCAATTATCGTTTGTGACGATACACTCATACTTAACAAAACTGGAGCAGATATCATCAACACAGCGGAAATTACTAACACATAAATGATTACCGATCCTTTTTCGTTTTTATAAACCTTCATAACTTTGATCACCACTTTTTCATTTTCAAATGTCATGACTGATCCAAGATGTATTATGTATTCTGTTCGGGTGCTTATGAAAACTATAAATTCATTTCCATAAGGATATATAACCATTTTATAATCCACTTTTATGCCATTCGGTAATCAGTGTTGAATTATCGCAACCAGAATATGTATGTATTCAATCTAAGAAACTATCTATAACATTTTGATTCTCATTCACATATGTAACGAAAAACTCCATTGAACTCAATGAAGAAAACGTTACTTTTTACCTATACTATTAGTAAAATTCTACCGTATAATCAGTCATTTTACAATATATTCTGTTTTAATATTTTCACATCACTTTCCGCAGGAGTCCAATCCAATCTGCAACCAACTGAATAGAATACTTTAGATATAGAAATTAAATTTGTGCACGTATTCATGAACTTGGATAAATACCAATATAAAAATTAACGATTCCTTCCATTAATAAGGTCATTATTTCAATTCAATTACAATCTAACCCTTATATTGAATAAAACAATGTATTGTATAGTTTAGTTCGACTCCCTTGTGATATCCTAATCATTAGGGAGTTTTTTTTGTATCCCTTTTGAAGGAGAGGTGGAAATTATGAAAAAAAAACAGGCAATCGTAACAGGAGCTTCCAGTGGTTTTGGATTAATGACTGTATTAGAATTAGCGCAATCAGATTATCATGTCATTGCAACGATGCGTAACCTAGAAAAATCTAAATTATTAGAAAACGAATTAACGAAATTAAAACTAACCCAAAACGTTGATATTATAAAATTAGATGTAACCTCCACTGAGGATGTAAATGAATTTAAACATAAATTAGAAGACTACAATAACATTCAAGTTCTAGTGAATAATGCAGGTTTCGCTCAAGGTGGTTTTACTGAGGACGTATCCATTGAAAAATATAGAAAACAATTTGAAACGAATGTTTTAGGGGTTATTGCCGTTTCCCAAGCTGTCATTCCAAGAATGAGAAAGCAAAGATCTGGACGCATTATTAATTTGAGTAGTGTATCAGGTTTAATTGGATTTCCTTCTCTATCTGCATATGTAGCATCAAAACATGCTTTAGAAGGGTTTAGTGAATCACTTCGATTAGAATTAAAACCTTTTGGCATTGACGTCATTTTAATAGAACCTGGATCTTATGCTACGAATATTTGGAACAGCAGTATATCAGAGGTTAAATCTTTAAAAAACAATTCAACCTACGACGTATTTATGGAAAAAATCCAAACAAGGTTAAAAAATGAAGAAAAAAACTTAGGCAATCCAATAGAGGTTGCTAAACTTATCACTTTTGCAGCTAAGACAGCTAAGCCAAAACTGCGTTACGCTGTAGGTAAAGGAGTTAAACTAAATCATCTCGTAAAAAGAATGCTTCCTTGGCGCATGTGGGAAAAAATAGTTTTAAAGTTGTTATACAAATAATGAAATAAACTACATAACTCTAGCAATTGCAAATCTAGTACAAGATTTACACACCCTCATTTCATAGATATCTAAGTCTATTATTGCTTTACTTATACGTTTTAATCGTTCAATCTAGTAAAGCGTCAGTGTATAACGATTTAATTTTATAGTTCATATGGACTGATTGATTTTTAATTATTCACATTACTGTTAATATAAGGTAATATTTAGTATATAGTGGATGACTTTTATAGCAAAAAAACGAAATGGAGGGTGTGTAATGAATTTAAAACGATTTTTTTCTGTATTTATGGCAATTGCATTAATTCTATCTTTTTCAATTACTAGTTCAGCTGAGACTACTTTGGAAGAAAGTACAATCATCGTAAAGTTCAAAGATAAAACTTCCAAAAACATAATGCAACAAATCCATCAAGAAGAAAAAGCAGAGGTCTTAAAGAAAAATAAACAAATTGGTTTTGAAGTTATTAAAGTGAAAGGGAAATCGGTAGAGAAAGCCTTAAAACAATATAAAAACAGAGCAGATGTTGAATATGTAGAACCTATTGTTGAATATCACGCTCTATTCACTCCAAACGATCCACTTTATTCATCAGACCAATATGGTCCTCAAATTATGGATCTTGAGCAGGCTTGGGAAATTACACAAGGTAGTTCATCTGTTGTCGTTGCTGTACTTGACACTGGAGTTCAAGCAAACCATGAAGACTTACAAGGACAAGTAATTCCAGGATATGACTTCATAGATAACGACAGTGATGCTTCTGACGAACAAGGACATGGTACTCATGTAGCTGGAACAGTCGGCGCACTTACAAATAATGGCGTAGGCGTTGCTGGTGTAGCTCCAAATGTTAAAATCATGGCTATTCGCGTATTAAATGAAGTTGGTAGAGGAACGAATGCTGGAGTTGCAGATGGGATTACTTTTGCTGCTGATAATGGAGCAGATGTGATTAATTTAAGTTTAGGAAGTACTGCTTTTTCTGCAGCAGTTGAAGATGCTGTTAACTATGCTTGGGAAAAAGGTGCAGTTATTATTTCTGCTGCTGGTAATGATGGAGTAAATGTACAAAATTACCCAGCCGCCTATCAAAATTCATTGGCCGTTGCTGCGACTGATTCCAACGATAATAAATGGTCCAGTTCTAACTATGGTACATGGGTTGATGTGGCTGGACCTGGTGTAGGTATTATTTCTACTCGACTAGGTGGAGGTTACGTTTCATCTAATGGAACATCGATGGCTACACCACATGTAGCAGGTTTAGCAGCTCTACTTGCAACCCAGGGACTAACAAATGTTGAGATTCGCAATGTAATCGAAAGCACAGCAGAACCTATTTCAGGTACAGGTACTTATTGGGAACATGGAAGAGTAAATGCATTTCTTGCATTAAGTGGGGGGGACGTCCCTGATCCCGACCCAGATCCAACCGTAGTATTTGAAGATGATTTCGAAACGAATAAAGGATGGACTTCAGATCCTAACGGAAGTGATACTGCTACAACAGGTTTGTGGGAACGTGCTAATCCTGAATCTACAAGTTATAGCGGAACGAAACAACAAGGAACCACACCAAGTGGAAGTTATGATCTTGTAACAGAAGGAAGTGCAGGAAGTTCTGCGGGAGTCAATGATATTGATAGTGGAGTGACTACTATTCAATCACCAGCTATTTCATTACCAACTAATGGTTCAATTACACTATCTTTCTCTTATTACTTAAGTCATTATTCTAATGCGAATAGTGATGATTTCTTCCGTATGAATCTCGTTCGCTCAAATGGAAGCGCTGTCACTTTATTTGAAGAATTAGGAACTTCAAGTGATCAAGATGCAGCATGGTCTAATCAATCTCTAGATCTCTCAGCATATGCTGGGGAAGATGTTCATCTTCAAATCGAAGCGGCAGATAATGGCAGCCCTAGCTTAGTAGAGGCTGGAGTAGATGATGTCTTAATCGCACAAAGTACAGTATCCACTTTGATAGAACAAACGATAGATTAAAGACTGTTTTTAAATACTAACTTATTTAACTCAAATTATTGATTATAAAAGTCATCCATAAACATCCTAAGCCCTGACTCATTGGGCTTAGGACTTTTTTTCATTTTATCAAATTGGTATTTTTGAAATCTGATAAACGAGAATCATTCCTCACATTTAGTAAAGATCAGATATATAATATATCACCTAGAAATTATAGAGATGGTTGTATATATATGGTAATAAATTAGTGGATGGAGTATCCTTAAAATATGATAGTAGCAAATATAAAAAATCATATTGATTTAACTTCCCTAAACATCTATGCAAATTTCACATCATAATTCTAGTGATTTGGAGGTGAAAATACACATGTCAAAAAATAGCGGGAGTCTGATCGGTTTTGAAAACACCATTAATGATACTTTCAAGAAGAATCAAATTATTCGTGTAGGGACAGTAGATGGTAGCTTTACAGAAGGAAAATTTAAATTTTCAGAAAACTCAGTAATAGCATTACGTAAAGGGGGTAAAGATGAGAATACGATAATTTTCCTTCCTAATACGTGGTGTGTTGGTCCTGCATAATCTTATAAATGGTAGGTTATAGCTTATCACATCGAGTAGAGGCATGTAGTATGTTCCTACTCGATGTAATCTAGGAAATTGCTTTGCGTACAAAATTTCTAATATATATGTTACTTTAACCAATCGAGATAGCCAAAATAGTAATGACCAGAAAAGGAACAAATATCCAACGTTCTTTTACTTTGCACGACGAATCCCTTATTCAATACCTCAATCTTATGCATTTTGAATATTTTATCATCCACCTACAAACCTTTAGCCAAAAACCAACCATTCAATAAATCTTCCCTATTATAGTAAAATCTCTCATTATCTTCATATCTAGTAACTTTTCCACCTGCTGCTTCAACAATGGCTTGTCCTGCTCCTGTATCCCATTCCATTGTTGGTGCATATCTTGGATAAAAGTCTGCTTTTCCCTCCGCAACTAAGCAAAACTTTAATGAACTTCCGGATGAGACAACTTCTACTTCTCCAATCTTCGCTTCTAATTCTTTAATAAATTCTTCCGTTTCCTCTGACATATGAGACCTGCTAGCAACAGCACGTGTCACATGATGATCTTCTATCTCAGGTAATCTCACACTTTTTTGAATTAATTCTTCTTCATTTTCTATCTCTGCATTAGATGCATTTTCTAGTTTATATGCTCCACCTTCAACACGACCAAAATAAAACACATCTAATACTGGTGCATAAATAATACCAATTGAAGGGTACTTCCCTTCAATGAATGCGATATTTACAGTGAATTCCCCATTTTTCTTAATAAATTCCTTTGTTCCATCTAGTGGATCTACTAACCAAAAATGACTCCATTCACGACGTTCACTATACGGAATCTCTCTTCCCTCTTCACTCAATACGGGAATGCTAGGATCTATTGCATTTAATCCTTTCATAATCGACTCATGCGCTCGTTTATCTGCTTGAGTCAATGGGGAATCAGCTTCTTTATACTCTACATCAAAATCTTGATCATAAACCTCTAATATTTCTTTTCCAGTCTCTAGTGTGATGTTAAATAGGTCAAATAAATTAAAATTCTTCACCTGCTATCAAACCACCTTCTACATATTAGATTTTTCAAATCCTCAGCTTATCGTTCATAGAAGCAATGATCTCCCTTCCGATCCATCTTCTAATCCAAATATTTTATAATTTGTTTCAATACATAATCTGTTGCTTCTTCAATTGAATACTTACTTGTATCTATTTGAACTTCTGGATTTTCCGGTATTTCATATGGACTAGAAATACCCGTGAAGTTTGGAATTTCTCCAGTACGTGCTTTCTTATACAAACCTTTCACATCACGTTTTTCACATTCCTCAAGTGGCGTGCTAACAAAGATTTCAATATATTCCTTACCAATGATTGCTCTAGCATTTTTACGATCACTTTCATAAGGTGAAATAAACGATGCCAATGTAATCACGCCCGCATCATTCATCAGCTTTGCAACTTCAGCAATACGACGAATATTTTCCATACGGTCACTTTCTTTAAAGCCTAAGTTCTTATTCAACCCATGTCGTACATTATCCCCATCGAGTAACATCGTATGAAGTCCAATGGATACTAAACGTTTTTCGACTTCATTCGCCAGTGTTGATTTTCCTGAACCTGAAAGACCAGTGAACCAAACCGTTAACGGTGTTTGTCCTTTTTGTTGCGCACGAATCTCTCTCGTAATATCGGTCTCTTGCCATACAACATTTGTAGATCTACAAAGTTCATGTTTAATTACCCCACA harbors:
- a CDS encoding SDR family oxidoreductase; this encodes MKKKQAIVTGASSGFGLMTVLELAQSDYHVIATMRNLEKSKLLENELTKLKLTQNVDIIKLDVTSTEDVNEFKHKLEDYNNIQVLVNNAGFAQGGFTEDVSIEKYRKQFETNVLGVIAVSQAVIPRMRKQRSGRIINLSSVSGLIGFPSLSAYVASKHALEGFSESLRLELKPFGIDVILIEPGSYATNIWNSSISEVKSLKNNSTYDVFMEKIQTRLKNEEKNLGNPIEVAKLITFAAKTAKPKLRYAVGKGVKLNHLVKRMLPWRMWEKIVLKLLYK
- the cysQ gene encoding 3'(2'),5'-bisphosphate nucleotidase CysQ, producing the protein MKNFNLFDLFNITLETGKEILEVYDQDFDVEYKEADSPLTQADKRAHESIMKGLNAIDPSIPVLSEEGREIPYSERREWSHFWLVDPLDGTKEFIKKNGEFTVNIAFIEGKYPSIGIIYAPVLDVFYFGRVEGGAYKLENASNAEIENEEELIQKSVRLPEIEDHHVTRAVASRSHMSEETEEFIKELEAKIGEVEVVSSGSSLKFCLVAEGKADFYPRYAPTMEWDTGAGQAIVEAAGGKVTRYEDNERFYYNREDLLNGWFLAKGL
- the cysC gene encoding adenylyl-sulfate kinase; translated protein: MKRLLKFITCGACGVIKHELCRSTNVVWQETDITREIRAQQKGQTPLTVWFTGLSGSGKSTLANEVEKRLVSIGLHTMLLDGDNVRHGLNKNLGFKESDRMENIRRIAEVAKLMNDAGVITLASFISPYESDRKNARAIIGKEYIEIFVSTPLEECEKRDVKGLYKKARTGEIPNFTGISSPYEIPENPEVQIDTSKYSIEEATDYVLKQIIKYLD